The following coding sequences lie in one Armatimonadota bacterium genomic window:
- a CDS encoding pre-16S rRNA-processing nuclease YqgF, with protein MTKKTVLSVDPGTEKCGMALVQRDENGNIKLLWHDVVPADAVIVKLHEAYIVEEFHLVILGDSTGSKQVKTALRRHLPSMGLLVVDETETTIQARERYWEHNQRKGWRKIWPATLQVPPEPYDDYAAMVLAERVLTEA; from the coding sequence ATGACGAAAAAGACCGTCCTCTCTGTGGACCCTGGCACCGAAAAGTGCGGTATGGCCTTGGTCCAACGCGACGAAAACGGCAATATCAAACTGCTTTGGCACGATGTGGTCCCAGCTGATGCCGTCATTGTGAAGCTCCATGAGGCCTATATTGTCGAGGAATTTCACCTCGTCATTCTCGGGGATTCTACGGGATCGAAGCAGGTGAAGACCGCTCTACGGCGGCACTTGCCGAGCATGGGTTTGTTGGTCGTGGACGAGACAGAAACCACGATTCAGGCTCGCGAAAGGTACTGGGAGCATAACCAACGCAAGGGTTGGCGAAAGATTTGGCCGGCCACCCTCCAGGTTCCGCCGGAGCCTTACGACGACTACGCGGCGATGGTGCTGGCCGAGCGTGTATTGACCGAAGCTTAA